In Candidatus Moanabacter tarae, the genomic stretch CTTTTTCTCCATCGAAAATGTCACCGAAACTGAGTTCGAGTCCGGTCGTGCATCAAATGGGATCGTTTCCATTGGTGCCCCTAGGTTGATCAATGGTGGCATCCGGTTGCGATTTTAATTTCGCTTCTCGGCGTTCGGCCGACCTCTTCTGGGCGCGTACTAAAGGTAATGAACGATCAAAACTACTCGGGATACCAAGCCCTCGATTACGTCTGGATCGAATGGGAACATTACAATGAAAGCGACAACCTTAGTGAGACTATTCTTTTCCGGGATTTTCTTAAGAATTTTGCTAAGGAGATCTGATAGAACGAAGCGTGAACATCAGGCCTTTAATCCACTCCTCTACCGACTTTCAGTGAGTTGCAATTGATATGCCTAGTCAGAAAAAGCCTGGGACAGGGCAACTTCCCTGCACAATCCTTCGATATTTTCGGACAGTTGAATCGAATCCCTGATCCAGGGACTCGACGATGATAGCATGGCCGATAGAGACCTCTAGGATTCCGGGAATCGTTAAAAAGAGAGGTAGGTTTCTCTGGTTAAGGTCGTGGCCTGCATTTACGCCCAATCCAAGTGATTGGGCCGATTCAGTAGCCCGTTGAAATTGATTGAAAATGGAGATCCGATCACCTGTCTCAAAGGCTCGGGCATAGGACTCAGTATAAAGTTCGATTCTATCCGTCCCCACATCTTGTGCCCTTTCAATTTCTGAGATATCTGGGTCCATAAAGATGCTAACTCGAATATTATGAGCTTTTAGTGACTGAATGATCGGTATTAGTTGATTAGAATTACTTTTTAGATCCCATCCGTGGTCTGAAGTGATTTGATCGGGTGAGTCTGGAACCAAGGTGCACTGATTCGGTTTTACTTCTTTGACGACTTCCAGGAACTCAGGAGTGGGATTTCCCTCAATGTTGAATTCGACTTTTGTTTGATTATTTAGGAAAGCAGACAAGTCTCGGACGTCAGAGTATCGTGTATGTCGTTGATCCGGACGTGGATGAACGGTAACGCCGTTCGCTCCGCATGCGATGCATCTTCTGGCGAAGGAGAGGCAATTAGGGTAGTCCCCGCCGCGTGAGTTCCTAAGGAGGGCGATTTTGTTAAGGTTTACGCTCAGTTGGGTCATTACAATAAGTCCCATTAGGCCTCGAGTGAGCCTCTTTGAAAAGAAGGGGCTTATATTGCACTACTTTTAAGTGGCCGAAGTAAATAGAGAATTTTAATTTTGGCCTGGTCTTTAAATAGGACCAAAAAAGATCCGGGAATGACCTACAAATCTCATTGTCACACTCTTCCAGTGTAGTAGGATTCAAAGCTTGTCGCGCTTTCTAAGCAGGTAAAGCGATATGCATATCTGCCGGGCAAGTCCCATGTAAAGGTCATAACATCCATTCTGAATCTTATTTGACAGTACCTCAAATATTCAGAGCATTGGTAACTGTTGTGGCTGATAGAGCCTTCAAATACCCCGATAATGTATCCGGGCAATAC encodes the following:
- the pdxJ gene encoding Pyridoxine 5'-phosphate synthase codes for the protein MGLIVMTQLSVNLNKIALLRNSRGGDYPNCLSFARRCIACGANGVTVHPRPDQRHTRYSDVRDLSAFLNNQTKVEFNIEGNPTPEFLEVVKEVKPNQCTLVPDSPDQITSDHGWDLKSNSNQLIPIIQSLKAHNIRVSIFMDPDISEIERAQDVGTDRIELYTESYARAFETGDRISIFNQFQRATESAQSLGLGVNAGHDLNQRNLPLFLTIPGILEVSIGHAIIVESLDQGFDSTVRKYRRIVQGSCPVPGFF